Proteins from a single region of Esox lucius isolate fEsoLuc1 chromosome 13, fEsoLuc1.pri, whole genome shotgun sequence:
- the brd3b gene encoding bromodomain-containing protein 3b isoform X3 encodes MSAVPAAAPALVNPPPPEFTNPNKPGRKTNQLQYMQNVVVKTLWKHQFAWPFYTPVDAIKLCLADYHKVIKSPMDMGTIKKRLENNYYWSASECMQDFNTMFTNCYIYNKPTDDIVLMAQALEKIFLQKVAQMPQEEVELLPPAPKIKAARKPGGPVSAESHAQAESMDSPPSSYPSSPPLVSQTPVIAATPVPTITSVTPVPPPAASIMAVVPTAQPVIKKKGVKRKADTTTPTTSAIAASRSDSPTQHVESKQGKVLSRRESAVRPVKNLKKDTEDGEAPLSGGKKGKLGEQLKHCDVILKEMLSKKHAAYAWPFYKPVDAEALELHDYHEIIKHPMDLSTVKKKMDSRDYQDAQSFATDVRLMFSNCYKYNPPDHEVVAMARKLQDVFEMRFAKIPDEPIETTQPSTTPVVSKSTESSESSGNTSSSESSDSEEERATRLAELQEQLKAVHEQLAVLSQAPVSKPKKKKEKKEKEKTTKDKEKDKVKTNKGKADDEKKPKSTQQAKPANQKKAPVRKPNSTVAATRQPKKGSKVVAAVNESEEEPSLPMSYDEKRQLSLDINRLPGEKLGRVVHIIQSREPSLRDSNPDEIEIDFETLKPSTLRELERYVKSCLQKKQRKLLLGIGKKSARSKEELVQEKKKELEKRLQDVSGQLNHNKKPPKKEKAGSAPGGGASRLSGSSSSSDSGSSSSSGSSSESSDSD; translated from the exons ATGTCGGCTGTTCCTGCGGCCGCCCCGGCACTTGTAAACCCTCCGCCACCAGAGTTCACCAACCCCAACAAGCctggcagaaaaacaaatcaactACAGTACATGCAGAATGTTGTTGTTAAGACTCTATGGAAGCATCAGTTTGCATGGCCCTTTTACACACCTGTGGATGCCATCAAATTATGTCTTGCC GACTATCATAAAGTTATCAAGAGCCCAATGGACATGGGAACGATAAAGAAGAGGCTAGAGAATAACTACTACTGGAGCGCCAGCGAATGTATGCAGGACTTCAACACTATGTTTACCAACTGTTACATCTACAATAAG CCTACAGATGACATTGTGCTGATGGCTCAGGCTTTGGAGAAGATATTCCTGCAGAAAGTGGCCCAAATGCCtcaggaggaggtggagctgCTACCACCAGCCCCAAAAATTAAAGCTGCCCGCAAACCAGGAGGGCCTGTTAGTGCAG agaGCCACGCACAGGCTGAGTCAATGGATTCACCCCCATCCTCTTACCCAAGCTCCCCTCCACTTGTGTCTCAGACACCTGTAATAGCAGCCACGCCAGTGCCAACCATCACCTCTGTTACCCCTGTCCCCCCTCCCGCTGCCTCCATTATGGCCGTTGTTCCCACTGCACAGCCAGTCATCAAG AAAAAGGGGGTGAAGCGGAAAGCAGACACAACAACTCCCACAACCTCAGCAATTGCGGCCAGTAGAAGTGACTCCCCTACCCAGCATGTGGAATCCAAACAGGGGAAAGTCTTGTCCAGGAGGGAGAGTGCAGTCCGGCCTGTCAAAAACCTTAAAAAGGACACAGAGGACGGCGAGGCGCCCCTGTCTGGCGGCAAGAAAGGCAAGCTCGGTGAGCAGCTCAAGCACTGCGACGTCATTCTGAAGGAGATGCTCTCTAAGAAACACGCAGCCTATGCTTGGCCTTTCTACAAGCCTGTTGATGCAGAAGCGCTCGAACTGCACGACTATCATGAAATCATCAAGCACCCCATGGACCTCAGCACTGTTAAG AAAAAAATGGATAGCCGGGATTATCAAGATGCCCAAAGCTTTGCCACGGATGTACGGTTAATGTTTTCAAATTGCTACAAGTACAACCCCCCCGATCACGAGGTTGTAGCCATGGCCAGGAAGCTTCAG GATGTGTTTGAAATGCGATTTGCCAAGATTCCGGACGAGCCCATCGAAACCACACAGCCATCCACCACACCGGTGGTAAGCAAGAGTACAGAGAGCAGTGAAAGCAGCGGCAACACCTCCAGCTCGGAGAGCTCGGACTCGGAGGAGGAGCGGGCCACGCGGCTCGCAGAACTGCAGGAACAG CTAAAGGCCGTTCACGAACAGCTGGCTGTTCTTTCGCAGGCCCCAGTAAGTAAACCAAAGaaaaagaaggagaaaaaggaaaaggaGAAGACGACTAAAGACAAAGAGAAGGACAAAGTCAAAACCAACAAGGGGAAGGCTGATGATGAGAAGAAGCCCAAGTCGACACAGCAAGCCAAGCCAGCTAATCAAAAGAAGGCTCCAGTCCGGAAACCAAACAGCACAGTGGCGGCTACAAG GCAACCGAAGAAAGGGTCCAAGGTGGTGGCGGCTGTCAATGAGTCCGAAGAGGAACCGTCCCTTCCAATGTCATACGATGAGAAGCGCCAGCTCAGCCTGGACATCAACCGTCTTCCTGGTGAGAAGTTGGGCAGGGTGGTCCACATCATCCAGTCCCGGGAGCCATCTCTGCGTGATTCCAATCCGGATGAGATAGAGATAGACTTTGAGACACTCAAGCCCTCAACTCTCCGTGAGCTTGAACGATACGTCAAGTCCTGTTTGCAGAAAAAGCAGCGGAAACTTTTAC TCGGCATTGGGAAAAAGAGTGCCAGGTCTAAGGAAGAACTGGTTCAGGAAAAGAAGAAAGAGTTAGAAAAGAGGCTACAGGACGTGAGCGGACAACTGAACCACAACAAGAAACCGCCCAAAAAAG AAAAGGCAGGATCAGCACCAGGAGGTGGTGCCTCTCGGCTGAGCGGCAGCAGTAGCTCCTCTGACTCAGGCAGCAGCAGTTCCAGTGGCTCCAGCTCAGAAAGCAGTGACTCCGATTGA
- the brd3b gene encoding bromodomain-containing protein 3b isoform X1 encodes MSAVPAAAPALVNPPPPEFTNPNKPGRKTNQLQYMQNVVVKTLWKHQFAWPFYTPVDAIKLCLADYHKVIKSPMDMGTIKKRLENNYYWSASECMQDFNTMFTNCYIYNKPTDDIVLMAQALEKIFLQKVAQMPQEEVELLPPAPKIKAARKPGGPVSAESHAQAESMDSPPSSYPSSPPLVSQTPVIAATPVPTITSVTPVPPPAASIMAVVPTAQPVIKKKGVKRKADTTTPTTSAIAASRSDSPTQHVESKQGKVLSRRESAVRPVKNLKKDTEDGEAPLSGGKKGKLGEQLKHCDVILKEMLSKKHAAYAWPFYKPVDAEALELHDYHEIIKHPMDLSTVKKKMDSRDYQDAQSFATDVRLMFSNCYKYNPPDHEVVAMARKLQDVFEMRFAKIPDEPIETTQPSTTPVVSKSTESSESSGNTSSSESSDSEEERATRLAELQEQVGSEQQITVEHPNGNRAGKKNGCAKRFQLKAVHEQLAVLSQAPVSKPKKKKEKKEKEKTTKDKEKDKVKTNKGKADDEKKPKSTQQAKPANQKKAPVRKPNSTVAATRQPKKGSKVVAAVNESEEEPSLPMSYDEKRQLSLDINRLPGEKLGRVVHIIQSREPSLRDSNPDEIEIDFETLKPSTLRELERYVKSCLQKKQRKLLLGIGKKSARSKEELVQEKKKELEKRLQDVSGQLNHNKKPPKKEKAGSAPGGGASRLSGSSSSSDSGSSSSSGSSSESSDSD; translated from the exons ATGTCGGCTGTTCCTGCGGCCGCCCCGGCACTTGTAAACCCTCCGCCACCAGAGTTCACCAACCCCAACAAGCctggcagaaaaacaaatcaactACAGTACATGCAGAATGTTGTTGTTAAGACTCTATGGAAGCATCAGTTTGCATGGCCCTTTTACACACCTGTGGATGCCATCAAATTATGTCTTGCC GACTATCATAAAGTTATCAAGAGCCCAATGGACATGGGAACGATAAAGAAGAGGCTAGAGAATAACTACTACTGGAGCGCCAGCGAATGTATGCAGGACTTCAACACTATGTTTACCAACTGTTACATCTACAATAAG CCTACAGATGACATTGTGCTGATGGCTCAGGCTTTGGAGAAGATATTCCTGCAGAAAGTGGCCCAAATGCCtcaggaggaggtggagctgCTACCACCAGCCCCAAAAATTAAAGCTGCCCGCAAACCAGGAGGGCCTGTTAGTGCAG agaGCCACGCACAGGCTGAGTCAATGGATTCACCCCCATCCTCTTACCCAAGCTCCCCTCCACTTGTGTCTCAGACACCTGTAATAGCAGCCACGCCAGTGCCAACCATCACCTCTGTTACCCCTGTCCCCCCTCCCGCTGCCTCCATTATGGCCGTTGTTCCCACTGCACAGCCAGTCATCAAG AAAAAGGGGGTGAAGCGGAAAGCAGACACAACAACTCCCACAACCTCAGCAATTGCGGCCAGTAGAAGTGACTCCCCTACCCAGCATGTGGAATCCAAACAGGGGAAAGTCTTGTCCAGGAGGGAGAGTGCAGTCCGGCCTGTCAAAAACCTTAAAAAGGACACAGAGGACGGCGAGGCGCCCCTGTCTGGCGGCAAGAAAGGCAAGCTCGGTGAGCAGCTCAAGCACTGCGACGTCATTCTGAAGGAGATGCTCTCTAAGAAACACGCAGCCTATGCTTGGCCTTTCTACAAGCCTGTTGATGCAGAAGCGCTCGAACTGCACGACTATCATGAAATCATCAAGCACCCCATGGACCTCAGCACTGTTAAG AAAAAAATGGATAGCCGGGATTATCAAGATGCCCAAAGCTTTGCCACGGATGTACGGTTAATGTTTTCAAATTGCTACAAGTACAACCCCCCCGATCACGAGGTTGTAGCCATGGCCAGGAAGCTTCAG GATGTGTTTGAAATGCGATTTGCCAAGATTCCGGACGAGCCCATCGAAACCACACAGCCATCCACCACACCGGTGGTAAGCAAGAGTACAGAGAGCAGTGAAAGCAGCGGCAACACCTCCAGCTCGGAGAGCTCGGACTCGGAGGAGGAGCGGGCCACGCGGCTCGCAGAACTGCAGGAACAGGTGGGTTCGGAACAG CAAATCACTGTGGAGCACCCCAATGGTAACAGGGCGGGGAAAAAAAACGGGTGTGCCAAACGTTTTCAG CTAAAGGCCGTTCACGAACAGCTGGCTGTTCTTTCGCAGGCCCCAGTAAGTAAACCAAAGaaaaagaaggagaaaaaggaaaaggaGAAGACGACTAAAGACAAAGAGAAGGACAAAGTCAAAACCAACAAGGGGAAGGCTGATGATGAGAAGAAGCCCAAGTCGACACAGCAAGCCAAGCCAGCTAATCAAAAGAAGGCTCCAGTCCGGAAACCAAACAGCACAGTGGCGGCTACAAG GCAACCGAAGAAAGGGTCCAAGGTGGTGGCGGCTGTCAATGAGTCCGAAGAGGAACCGTCCCTTCCAATGTCATACGATGAGAAGCGCCAGCTCAGCCTGGACATCAACCGTCTTCCTGGTGAGAAGTTGGGCAGGGTGGTCCACATCATCCAGTCCCGGGAGCCATCTCTGCGTGATTCCAATCCGGATGAGATAGAGATAGACTTTGAGACACTCAAGCCCTCAACTCTCCGTGAGCTTGAACGATACGTCAAGTCCTGTTTGCAGAAAAAGCAGCGGAAACTTTTAC TCGGCATTGGGAAAAAGAGTGCCAGGTCTAAGGAAGAACTGGTTCAGGAAAAGAAGAAAGAGTTAGAAAAGAGGCTACAGGACGTGAGCGGACAACTGAACCACAACAAGAAACCGCCCAAAAAAG AAAAGGCAGGATCAGCACCAGGAGGTGGTGCCTCTCGGCTGAGCGGCAGCAGTAGCTCCTCTGACTCAGGCAGCAGCAGTTCCAGTGGCTCCAGCTCAGAAAGCAGTGACTCCGATTGA
- the brd3b gene encoding bromodomain-containing protein 3b isoform X4, which yields MSAVPAAAPALVNPPPPEFTNPNKPGRKTNQLQYMQNVVVKTLWKHQFAWPFYTPVDAIKLCLADYHKVIKSPMDMGTIKKRLENNYYWSASECMQDFNTMFTNCYIYNKPTDDIVLMAQALEKIFLQKVAQMPQEEVELLPPAPKIKAARKPGGPVSAESHAQAESMDSPPSSYPSSPPLVSQTPVIAATPVPTITSVTPVPPPAASIMAVVPTAQPVIKKKGVKRKADTTTPTTSAIAASRSDSPTQHVESKQGKVLSRRESAVRPVKNLKKDTEDGEAPLSGGKKGKLGEQLKHCDVILKEMLSKKHAAYAWPFYKPVDAEALELHDYHEIIKHPMDLSTVKKKMDSRDYQDAQSFATDVRLMFSNCYKYNPPDHEVVAMARKLQDVFEMRFAKIPDEPIETTQPSTTPVVSKSTESSESSGNTSSSESSDSEEERATRLAELQEQVGSEQQITVEHPNGNRAGKKNGCAKRFQLKAVHEQLAVLSQAPVSKPKKKKEKKEKEKTTKDKEKDKVKTNKGKADDEKKPKSTQQAKPANQKKAPVRKPNSTVAATRQPKKGSKVVAAVNESEEEPSLPMSYDEKRQLSLDINRLPGEKLGRVVHIIQSREPSLRDSNPDEIEIDFETLKPSTLRELERYVKSCLQKKQRKLLQKAGSAPGGGASRLSGSSSSSDSGSSSSSGSSSESSDSD from the exons ATGTCGGCTGTTCCTGCGGCCGCCCCGGCACTTGTAAACCCTCCGCCACCAGAGTTCACCAACCCCAACAAGCctggcagaaaaacaaatcaactACAGTACATGCAGAATGTTGTTGTTAAGACTCTATGGAAGCATCAGTTTGCATGGCCCTTTTACACACCTGTGGATGCCATCAAATTATGTCTTGCC GACTATCATAAAGTTATCAAGAGCCCAATGGACATGGGAACGATAAAGAAGAGGCTAGAGAATAACTACTACTGGAGCGCCAGCGAATGTATGCAGGACTTCAACACTATGTTTACCAACTGTTACATCTACAATAAG CCTACAGATGACATTGTGCTGATGGCTCAGGCTTTGGAGAAGATATTCCTGCAGAAAGTGGCCCAAATGCCtcaggaggaggtggagctgCTACCACCAGCCCCAAAAATTAAAGCTGCCCGCAAACCAGGAGGGCCTGTTAGTGCAG agaGCCACGCACAGGCTGAGTCAATGGATTCACCCCCATCCTCTTACCCAAGCTCCCCTCCACTTGTGTCTCAGACACCTGTAATAGCAGCCACGCCAGTGCCAACCATCACCTCTGTTACCCCTGTCCCCCCTCCCGCTGCCTCCATTATGGCCGTTGTTCCCACTGCACAGCCAGTCATCAAG AAAAAGGGGGTGAAGCGGAAAGCAGACACAACAACTCCCACAACCTCAGCAATTGCGGCCAGTAGAAGTGACTCCCCTACCCAGCATGTGGAATCCAAACAGGGGAAAGTCTTGTCCAGGAGGGAGAGTGCAGTCCGGCCTGTCAAAAACCTTAAAAAGGACACAGAGGACGGCGAGGCGCCCCTGTCTGGCGGCAAGAAAGGCAAGCTCGGTGAGCAGCTCAAGCACTGCGACGTCATTCTGAAGGAGATGCTCTCTAAGAAACACGCAGCCTATGCTTGGCCTTTCTACAAGCCTGTTGATGCAGAAGCGCTCGAACTGCACGACTATCATGAAATCATCAAGCACCCCATGGACCTCAGCACTGTTAAG AAAAAAATGGATAGCCGGGATTATCAAGATGCCCAAAGCTTTGCCACGGATGTACGGTTAATGTTTTCAAATTGCTACAAGTACAACCCCCCCGATCACGAGGTTGTAGCCATGGCCAGGAAGCTTCAG GATGTGTTTGAAATGCGATTTGCCAAGATTCCGGACGAGCCCATCGAAACCACACAGCCATCCACCACACCGGTGGTAAGCAAGAGTACAGAGAGCAGTGAAAGCAGCGGCAACACCTCCAGCTCGGAGAGCTCGGACTCGGAGGAGGAGCGGGCCACGCGGCTCGCAGAACTGCAGGAACAGGTGGGTTCGGAACAG CAAATCACTGTGGAGCACCCCAATGGTAACAGGGCGGGGAAAAAAAACGGGTGTGCCAAACGTTTTCAG CTAAAGGCCGTTCACGAACAGCTGGCTGTTCTTTCGCAGGCCCCAGTAAGTAAACCAAAGaaaaagaaggagaaaaaggaaaaggaGAAGACGACTAAAGACAAAGAGAAGGACAAAGTCAAAACCAACAAGGGGAAGGCTGATGATGAGAAGAAGCCCAAGTCGACACAGCAAGCCAAGCCAGCTAATCAAAAGAAGGCTCCAGTCCGGAAACCAAACAGCACAGTGGCGGCTACAAG GCAACCGAAGAAAGGGTCCAAGGTGGTGGCGGCTGTCAATGAGTCCGAAGAGGAACCGTCCCTTCCAATGTCATACGATGAGAAGCGCCAGCTCAGCCTGGACATCAACCGTCTTCCTGGTGAGAAGTTGGGCAGGGTGGTCCACATCATCCAGTCCCGGGAGCCATCTCTGCGTGATTCCAATCCGGATGAGATAGAGATAGACTTTGAGACACTCAAGCCCTCAACTCTCCGTGAGCTTGAACGATACGTCAAGTCCTGTTTGCAGAAAAAGCAGCGGAAACTTTTAC AAAAGGCAGGATCAGCACCAGGAGGTGGTGCCTCTCGGCTGAGCGGCAGCAGTAGCTCCTCTGACTCAGGCAGCAGCAGTTCCAGTGGCTCCAGCTCAGAAAGCAGTGACTCCGATTGA
- the brd3b gene encoding bromodomain-containing protein 3b isoform X2, with the protein MSAVPAAAPALVNPPPPEFTNPNKPGRKTNQLQYMQNVVVKTLWKHQFAWPFYTPVDAIKLCLADYHKVIKSPMDMGTIKKRLENNYYWSASECMQDFNTMFTNCYIYNKPTDDIVLMAQALEKIFLQKVAQMPQEEVELLPPAPKIKAARKPGGPVSAESHAQAESMDSPPSSYPSSPPLVSQTPVIAATPVPTITSVTPVPPPAASIMAVVPTAQPVIKKKGVKRKADTTTPTTSAIAASRSDSPTQHVESKQGKVLSRRESAVRPVKNLKKDTEDGEAPLSGGKKGKLGEQLKHCDVILKEMLSKKHAAYAWPFYKPVDAEALELHDYHEIIKHPMDLSTVKKKMDSRDYQDAQSFATDVRLMFSNCYKYNPPDHEVVAMARKLQDVFEMRFAKIPDEPIETTQPSTTPVVSKSTESSESSGNTSSSESSDSEEERATRLAELQEQQITVEHPNGNRAGKKNGCAKRFQLKAVHEQLAVLSQAPVSKPKKKKEKKEKEKTTKDKEKDKVKTNKGKADDEKKPKSTQQAKPANQKKAPVRKPNSTVAATRQPKKGSKVVAAVNESEEEPSLPMSYDEKRQLSLDINRLPGEKLGRVVHIIQSREPSLRDSNPDEIEIDFETLKPSTLRELERYVKSCLQKKQRKLLLGIGKKSARSKEELVQEKKKELEKRLQDVSGQLNHNKKPPKKEKAGSAPGGGASRLSGSSSSSDSGSSSSSGSSSESSDSD; encoded by the exons ATGTCGGCTGTTCCTGCGGCCGCCCCGGCACTTGTAAACCCTCCGCCACCAGAGTTCACCAACCCCAACAAGCctggcagaaaaacaaatcaactACAGTACATGCAGAATGTTGTTGTTAAGACTCTATGGAAGCATCAGTTTGCATGGCCCTTTTACACACCTGTGGATGCCATCAAATTATGTCTTGCC GACTATCATAAAGTTATCAAGAGCCCAATGGACATGGGAACGATAAAGAAGAGGCTAGAGAATAACTACTACTGGAGCGCCAGCGAATGTATGCAGGACTTCAACACTATGTTTACCAACTGTTACATCTACAATAAG CCTACAGATGACATTGTGCTGATGGCTCAGGCTTTGGAGAAGATATTCCTGCAGAAAGTGGCCCAAATGCCtcaggaggaggtggagctgCTACCACCAGCCCCAAAAATTAAAGCTGCCCGCAAACCAGGAGGGCCTGTTAGTGCAG agaGCCACGCACAGGCTGAGTCAATGGATTCACCCCCATCCTCTTACCCAAGCTCCCCTCCACTTGTGTCTCAGACACCTGTAATAGCAGCCACGCCAGTGCCAACCATCACCTCTGTTACCCCTGTCCCCCCTCCCGCTGCCTCCATTATGGCCGTTGTTCCCACTGCACAGCCAGTCATCAAG AAAAAGGGGGTGAAGCGGAAAGCAGACACAACAACTCCCACAACCTCAGCAATTGCGGCCAGTAGAAGTGACTCCCCTACCCAGCATGTGGAATCCAAACAGGGGAAAGTCTTGTCCAGGAGGGAGAGTGCAGTCCGGCCTGTCAAAAACCTTAAAAAGGACACAGAGGACGGCGAGGCGCCCCTGTCTGGCGGCAAGAAAGGCAAGCTCGGTGAGCAGCTCAAGCACTGCGACGTCATTCTGAAGGAGATGCTCTCTAAGAAACACGCAGCCTATGCTTGGCCTTTCTACAAGCCTGTTGATGCAGAAGCGCTCGAACTGCACGACTATCATGAAATCATCAAGCACCCCATGGACCTCAGCACTGTTAAG AAAAAAATGGATAGCCGGGATTATCAAGATGCCCAAAGCTTTGCCACGGATGTACGGTTAATGTTTTCAAATTGCTACAAGTACAACCCCCCCGATCACGAGGTTGTAGCCATGGCCAGGAAGCTTCAG GATGTGTTTGAAATGCGATTTGCCAAGATTCCGGACGAGCCCATCGAAACCACACAGCCATCCACCACACCGGTGGTAAGCAAGAGTACAGAGAGCAGTGAAAGCAGCGGCAACACCTCCAGCTCGGAGAGCTCGGACTCGGAGGAGGAGCGGGCCACGCGGCTCGCAGAACTGCAGGAACAG CAAATCACTGTGGAGCACCCCAATGGTAACAGGGCGGGGAAAAAAAACGGGTGTGCCAAACGTTTTCAG CTAAAGGCCGTTCACGAACAGCTGGCTGTTCTTTCGCAGGCCCCAGTAAGTAAACCAAAGaaaaagaaggagaaaaaggaaaaggaGAAGACGACTAAAGACAAAGAGAAGGACAAAGTCAAAACCAACAAGGGGAAGGCTGATGATGAGAAGAAGCCCAAGTCGACACAGCAAGCCAAGCCAGCTAATCAAAAGAAGGCTCCAGTCCGGAAACCAAACAGCACAGTGGCGGCTACAAG GCAACCGAAGAAAGGGTCCAAGGTGGTGGCGGCTGTCAATGAGTCCGAAGAGGAACCGTCCCTTCCAATGTCATACGATGAGAAGCGCCAGCTCAGCCTGGACATCAACCGTCTTCCTGGTGAGAAGTTGGGCAGGGTGGTCCACATCATCCAGTCCCGGGAGCCATCTCTGCGTGATTCCAATCCGGATGAGATAGAGATAGACTTTGAGACACTCAAGCCCTCAACTCTCCGTGAGCTTGAACGATACGTCAAGTCCTGTTTGCAGAAAAAGCAGCGGAAACTTTTAC TCGGCATTGGGAAAAAGAGTGCCAGGTCTAAGGAAGAACTGGTTCAGGAAAAGAAGAAAGAGTTAGAAAAGAGGCTACAGGACGTGAGCGGACAACTGAACCACAACAAGAAACCGCCCAAAAAAG AAAAGGCAGGATCAGCACCAGGAGGTGGTGCCTCTCGGCTGAGCGGCAGCAGTAGCTCCTCTGACTCAGGCAGCAGCAGTTCCAGTGGCTCCAGCTCAGAAAGCAGTGACTCCGATTGA
- the brd3b gene encoding bromodomain-containing protein 3b isoform X5, protein MSAVPAAAPALVNPPPPEFTNPNKPGRKTNQLQYMQNVVVKTLWKHQFAWPFYTPVDAIKLCLADYHKVIKSPMDMGTIKKRLENNYYWSASECMQDFNTMFTNCYIYNKPTDDIVLMAQALEKIFLQKVAQMPQEEVELLPPAPKIKAARKPGGPVSAESHAQAESMDSPPSSYPSSPPLVSQTPVIAATPVPTITSVTPVPPPAASIMAVVPTAQPVIKKKGVKRKADTTTPTTSAIAASRSDSPTQHVESKQGKVLSRRESAVRPVKNLKKDTEDGEAPLSGGKKGKLGEQLKHCDVILKEMLSKKHAAYAWPFYKPVDAEALELHDYHEIIKHPMDLSTVKKKMDSRDYQDAQSFATDVRLMFSNCYKYNPPDHEVVAMARKLQDVFEMRFAKIPDEPIETTQPSTTPVVSKSTESSESSGNTSSSESSDSEEERATRLAELQEQLKAVHEQLAVLSQAPVSKPKKKKEKKEKEKTTKDKEKDKVKTNKGKADDEKKPKSTQQAKPANQKKAPVRKPNSTVAATRQPKKGSKVVAAVNESEEEPSLPMSYDEKRQLSLDINRLPGEKLGRVVHIIQSREPSLRDSNPDEIEIDFETLKPSTLRELERYVKSCLQKKQRKLLQKAGSAPGGGASRLSGSSSSSDSGSSSSSGSSSESSDSD, encoded by the exons ATGTCGGCTGTTCCTGCGGCCGCCCCGGCACTTGTAAACCCTCCGCCACCAGAGTTCACCAACCCCAACAAGCctggcagaaaaacaaatcaactACAGTACATGCAGAATGTTGTTGTTAAGACTCTATGGAAGCATCAGTTTGCATGGCCCTTTTACACACCTGTGGATGCCATCAAATTATGTCTTGCC GACTATCATAAAGTTATCAAGAGCCCAATGGACATGGGAACGATAAAGAAGAGGCTAGAGAATAACTACTACTGGAGCGCCAGCGAATGTATGCAGGACTTCAACACTATGTTTACCAACTGTTACATCTACAATAAG CCTACAGATGACATTGTGCTGATGGCTCAGGCTTTGGAGAAGATATTCCTGCAGAAAGTGGCCCAAATGCCtcaggaggaggtggagctgCTACCACCAGCCCCAAAAATTAAAGCTGCCCGCAAACCAGGAGGGCCTGTTAGTGCAG agaGCCACGCACAGGCTGAGTCAATGGATTCACCCCCATCCTCTTACCCAAGCTCCCCTCCACTTGTGTCTCAGACACCTGTAATAGCAGCCACGCCAGTGCCAACCATCACCTCTGTTACCCCTGTCCCCCCTCCCGCTGCCTCCATTATGGCCGTTGTTCCCACTGCACAGCCAGTCATCAAG AAAAAGGGGGTGAAGCGGAAAGCAGACACAACAACTCCCACAACCTCAGCAATTGCGGCCAGTAGAAGTGACTCCCCTACCCAGCATGTGGAATCCAAACAGGGGAAAGTCTTGTCCAGGAGGGAGAGTGCAGTCCGGCCTGTCAAAAACCTTAAAAAGGACACAGAGGACGGCGAGGCGCCCCTGTCTGGCGGCAAGAAAGGCAAGCTCGGTGAGCAGCTCAAGCACTGCGACGTCATTCTGAAGGAGATGCTCTCTAAGAAACACGCAGCCTATGCTTGGCCTTTCTACAAGCCTGTTGATGCAGAAGCGCTCGAACTGCACGACTATCATGAAATCATCAAGCACCCCATGGACCTCAGCACTGTTAAG AAAAAAATGGATAGCCGGGATTATCAAGATGCCCAAAGCTTTGCCACGGATGTACGGTTAATGTTTTCAAATTGCTACAAGTACAACCCCCCCGATCACGAGGTTGTAGCCATGGCCAGGAAGCTTCAG GATGTGTTTGAAATGCGATTTGCCAAGATTCCGGACGAGCCCATCGAAACCACACAGCCATCCACCACACCGGTGGTAAGCAAGAGTACAGAGAGCAGTGAAAGCAGCGGCAACACCTCCAGCTCGGAGAGCTCGGACTCGGAGGAGGAGCGGGCCACGCGGCTCGCAGAACTGCAGGAACAG CTAAAGGCCGTTCACGAACAGCTGGCTGTTCTTTCGCAGGCCCCAGTAAGTAAACCAAAGaaaaagaaggagaaaaaggaaaaggaGAAGACGACTAAAGACAAAGAGAAGGACAAAGTCAAAACCAACAAGGGGAAGGCTGATGATGAGAAGAAGCCCAAGTCGACACAGCAAGCCAAGCCAGCTAATCAAAAGAAGGCTCCAGTCCGGAAACCAAACAGCACAGTGGCGGCTACAAG GCAACCGAAGAAAGGGTCCAAGGTGGTGGCGGCTGTCAATGAGTCCGAAGAGGAACCGTCCCTTCCAATGTCATACGATGAGAAGCGCCAGCTCAGCCTGGACATCAACCGTCTTCCTGGTGAGAAGTTGGGCAGGGTGGTCCACATCATCCAGTCCCGGGAGCCATCTCTGCGTGATTCCAATCCGGATGAGATAGAGATAGACTTTGAGACACTCAAGCCCTCAACTCTCCGTGAGCTTGAACGATACGTCAAGTCCTGTTTGCAGAAAAAGCAGCGGAAACTTTTAC AAAAGGCAGGATCAGCACCAGGAGGTGGTGCCTCTCGGCTGAGCGGCAGCAGTAGCTCCTCTGACTCAGGCAGCAGCAGTTCCAGTGGCTCCAGCTCAGAAAGCAGTGACTCCGATTGA